Proteins encoded within one genomic window of Coraliomargarita sinensis:
- a CDS encoding ABC-F family ATP-binding cassette domain-containing protein, translated as MITINQVTHNFGKKVLYNGINCVIGAHDRIALVGSNGSGKTTLLRMLMGEVDPDKGSIDYPDYVSIGYLPQDGISVSGRSLYDEAKSAFGDILELQGKIEKADADLLEMDTESEEYYDLIDAIGDWELQLEEFEPQKMKSRIERILTGMGFSMDDMQRDTGEFSGGWQMRIALAKLLLQNPSLLILDEPTNHLDIVSQHWVEQYLKNYHGALIVISHDRAFLDEVTNRTLELKLGQLNSFKGNYSYYKKESEKQIEVLRKAHKNQQKEISEIKDFINKFRSNVKKASMVQSRIKQLEKMEIIEIPREEKKIFFRFPPPPPSSAKVITIKDLHKAYGDNVVFDGLDLRIDKGDRIAVVGVNGAGKSTLARIMADQEPYQGGEVEKGLNTVISYFAQTQADELNPAKSVLDEVEAAAVNNPDANPRAALGALLFSGDEALKKTEVLSGGEKNRVALAKMLMKPGNCLILDEPTNHLDIKSKEVLQDAINEFDGTVILVSHDRAFLDGVVNKVLEVAPGSTRMLTCNVTEYVERLEKEMAEKSDS; from the coding sequence ATGATTACGATTAACCAAGTCACTCACAACTTCGGCAAAAAAGTCCTCTACAACGGGATCAACTGCGTGATCGGCGCGCACGACCGCATCGCGCTGGTCGGCTCAAACGGCTCGGGAAAAACCACCCTCCTGCGCATGTTGATGGGTGAAGTCGACCCGGATAAAGGCTCCATCGACTACCCGGATTATGTCAGCATCGGCTACCTGCCACAGGATGGCATCTCCGTTTCCGGCCGCAGCCTCTACGACGAAGCAAAAAGCGCTTTCGGTGACATCCTCGAACTTCAGGGGAAAATTGAAAAAGCCGACGCCGATTTGCTGGAGATGGATACCGAATCGGAGGAATACTACGACTTGATCGATGCGATCGGCGACTGGGAACTCCAGCTTGAGGAGTTCGAGCCGCAGAAGATGAAATCGCGCATCGAGCGAATCCTCACCGGCATGGGCTTCTCAATGGACGACATGCAACGTGACACGGGCGAGTTTTCCGGCGGCTGGCAAATGCGCATCGCGCTGGCCAAACTCCTTCTGCAAAATCCATCGCTGCTGATTCTCGACGAACCGACCAACCACCTGGACATCGTCTCCCAGCACTGGGTCGAACAGTATCTCAAAAATTATCACGGCGCGCTGATTGTCATCTCTCACGACCGTGCCTTCCTCGACGAAGTGACCAACCGCACGCTCGAGCTCAAACTGGGCCAGCTGAACAGTTTCAAAGGCAACTACTCCTACTATAAGAAGGAAAGCGAGAAGCAAATCGAAGTCCTGCGTAAGGCTCATAAAAACCAGCAGAAGGAAATTTCCGAAATCAAGGACTTCATCAACAAGTTCCGCTCCAACGTGAAAAAAGCCAGCATGGTGCAAAGCCGTATCAAGCAGTTGGAGAAAATGGAGATCATCGAAATCCCCCGGGAAGAAAAGAAGATCTTCTTCCGCTTTCCACCGCCGCCACCATCCAGTGCCAAGGTAATCACGATAAAGGACCTGCACAAAGCCTACGGCGACAACGTGGTCTTTGACGGGCTGGATTTACGTATCGACAAGGGTGACCGAATCGCGGTGGTCGGCGTGAATGGTGCCGGTAAGTCAACCTTGGCGCGCATCATGGCCGATCAGGAACCCTATCAAGGAGGCGAAGTCGAAAAGGGCCTCAATACGGTGATCAGTTATTTCGCACAAACACAGGCGGACGAATTGAATCCCGCTAAAAGCGTATTGGATGAAGTCGAAGCAGCCGCCGTGAACAACCCTGACGCCAATCCGCGTGCCGCACTCGGTGCTCTTCTTTTCTCTGGCGACGAAGCCCTCAAGAAAACCGAAGTGCTTTCGGGCGGTGAAAAGAACCGTGTCGCGCTGGCTAAAATGCTGATGAAGCCGGGCAACTGCCTGATCCTCGACGAACCGACCAATCACCTGGATATCAAATCCAAAGAAGTGCTTCAGGACGCGATCAACGAATTCGATGGCACAGTCATCCTCGTAAGCCACGATCGCGCCTTCCTCGACGGCGTGGTCAACAAGGTCCTCGAAGTCGCCCCCGGCAGCACGCGTATGCTGACTTGTAACGTGACGGAATACGTCGAGCGGCTCGAAAAGGAAATGGCGGAAAAATCAGACTCGTAA
- a CDS encoding EF-hand domain-containing protein, with product MKYRKMILCLLTGSLLPFVATAKPDKAAKPGKGFGKLDSNGDQVITLDEAEAAGAKKFVESFARIDADNSGEVTKEELRQHHKQRMEERRAKRKAMDEDGNGAISYDEASKAGAEKLVEHFDTIDSNNDGEIDRKEMKALRQTMRKEKARDS from the coding sequence ATGAAATACAGAAAAATGATCCTTTGCCTGCTTACAGGCAGCCTGCTCCCCTTCGTCGCAACCGCCAAACCGGACAAAGCGGCCAAACCCGGCAAGGGATTCGGAAAACTGGACAGCAACGGTGACCAAGTCATCACTCTGGATGAGGCAGAAGCCGCAGGTGCAAAAAAGTTCGTCGAGAGCTTTGCCCGGATCGATGCCGACAATAGCGGCGAAGTGACCAAAGAGGAACTACGCCAACATCATAAACAGCGCATGGAAGAGCGACGCGCCAAGCGCAAGGCCATGGATGAGGATGGCAACGGTGCCATATCCTACGACGAAGCCTCCAAGGCAGGAGCGGAAAAACTAGTCGAACACTTCGACACAATCGACAGCAACAATGACGGGGAAATCGACCGCAAGGAAATGAAGGCCCTCCGTCAGACGATGCGAAAAGAAAAAGCTCGCGACAGTTAA
- a CDS encoding adenosine deaminase family protein: MTEQDLSHFIHSLPKTETHLHIEGALPYELLQGLNPEKFAEPQQCWAPDFKWPSFEAFESHLIEHAVQWFTSPEHYHEAAKIIFAKHLEQNIRYVEISFHAGIIEFMNIPGPEIVAAIRSAAPKGLEVRVFMGMARDSYNKVLAPVLQDCINWEGLAGIDLHGVEYLPLEHWTPKLWERARANGLETKAHAGEFGPSGHVREALEILGARRIQHGIRAVDDPDVLQLAIDLGATFDICPISNVKLDVVESMPLHPIREFFDRGLRCTISTDDPFSFGNRVEDEYHALAHDLDFSPAELGRIAKNGFEVALVDDATRKEWIAEVDERLAVQ, encoded by the coding sequence ATGACAGAGCAAGATTTGTCGCACTTCATTCATTCTCTCCCTAAAACCGAGACGCATCTGCATATTGAAGGGGCGCTGCCTTACGAACTGCTGCAGGGCCTCAATCCGGAAAAGTTTGCCGAGCCTCAGCAATGCTGGGCGCCCGATTTTAAGTGGCCGTCCTTTGAGGCCTTTGAGTCGCACCTGATTGAGCACGCTGTGCAGTGGTTTACCTCGCCCGAGCATTACCATGAAGCGGCTAAAATAATCTTCGCCAAACATCTTGAGCAAAATATCCGCTACGTGGAAATCTCGTTTCACGCGGGCATCATCGAGTTTATGAACATACCCGGACCGGAGATCGTGGCGGCGATCCGCAGTGCTGCCCCAAAGGGTTTGGAGGTGCGGGTATTTATGGGAATGGCCCGGGATTCATACAACAAGGTGCTCGCGCCTGTGCTTCAGGATTGCATCAACTGGGAAGGTCTTGCCGGGATCGATTTACACGGGGTCGAGTATCTGCCTTTGGAGCACTGGACGCCGAAGCTCTGGGAAAGAGCCCGGGCCAACGGGCTGGAGACCAAGGCGCATGCCGGCGAGTTTGGTCCTTCCGGGCATGTGCGTGAGGCACTTGAGATTTTGGGGGCGCGCCGTATTCAGCACGGTATCCGTGCGGTGGATGATCCGGATGTGCTTCAATTGGCCATCGATCTGGGTGCGACCTTCGACATTTGTCCGATCAGTAATGTGAAGCTCGACGTAGTCGAATCGATGCCGCTACACCCGATTCGTGAATTTTTTGATCGGGGGCTGCGCTGCACGATCAGCACCGACGATCCGTTTTCCTTCGGGAACAGGGTGGAGGATGAGTACCATGCTCTGGCCCATGATCTTGATTTCAGTCCGGCTGAGCTCGGGCGAATTGCCAAGAATGGCTTTGAGGTCGCCTTGGTCGACGATGCCACACGAAAGGAGTGGATCGCCGAGGTCGACGAGCGACTCGCCGTTCAATAG
- a CDS encoding small basic protein yields MSQHNSFKAAGGSGKKNRTVLKRFERIDLLRKRGQWEDGNRVVGLRKTKPEE; encoded by the coding sequence ATGTCCCAACACAACAGTTTTAAAGCCGCCGGTGGTAGCGGCAAAAAGAATCGCACCGTGCTCAAGCGCTTCGAGCGCATTGATCTGCTCCGCAAGCGCGGACAGTGGGAAGACGGCAACCGCGTCGTGGGTCTGAGAAAGACCAAGCCGGAAGAATAA
- the mgtE gene encoding magnesium transporter, which yields MSNHEDSQDFDLRLEQLAGAIERSDAGAIVQLLGETEGDDTALLIDRLEAEERSHLLQLLTPEQAAEVLEHVHYFQGADIIETLPPERAAPMVAELDSDDRADLLKELSKRDSKAILQALAPEQAEETRRFMAYPEGTAGAIMYSEFVSFEATMTVREILEDIQKHREDYIEYGVQYAYVLGPRGALLGVLPVRNLLFARPEQAASEIMIPDPITIEAETPVNDLENIFEQHNFLGLPVVDTDHRLIGIVDRESSTEALQEAATEDLLKFQGLMGKEELRSMPLRVRSRRRLSWLSINIVLNLISASVIAMHTDTLEAVIALAVFLPIISDMSGCSGNQAVAVSMRELSLQLVSPREFGRVFLKESSVGLINGVCLGLLIGAIAWLWKGNAMLGAVVGAALALNTTVAVCVGGLVPLLLKALKQDPALASGPILTTVTDMCGFLLILGLASLALPYLV from the coding sequence ATGTCGAACCACGAAGACAGCCAGGATTTTGATCTCCGCCTCGAGCAACTCGCCGGTGCCATCGAGCGTTCCGATGCGGGTGCCATCGTTCAACTACTTGGAGAAACTGAAGGCGACGACACCGCCCTCCTCATCGACCGACTGGAAGCCGAGGAACGCTCACATTTGCTCCAACTGCTGACGCCCGAACAAGCGGCGGAAGTTCTCGAACATGTGCACTACTTCCAGGGTGCCGACATCATCGAAACGCTTCCCCCGGAAAGGGCGGCGCCCATGGTGGCCGAACTCGATTCCGACGATCGGGCCGACCTTTTGAAGGAGCTGAGCAAGCGTGACTCCAAGGCCATTCTACAGGCGCTCGCTCCGGAGCAGGCGGAAGAGACCCGTCGCTTCATGGCTTACCCCGAGGGAACTGCCGGTGCCATCATGTATAGTGAATTTGTCTCCTTTGAGGCCACCATGACGGTAAGGGAAATTCTCGAGGATATTCAAAAACACCGGGAGGACTACATCGAATACGGGGTGCAATATGCCTACGTGCTCGGCCCCCGCGGGGCGCTGTTGGGCGTACTTCCCGTGCGCAACCTGCTGTTTGCCCGTCCCGAACAGGCCGCCAGCGAAATTATGATCCCGGATCCAATCACCATTGAAGCCGAAACTCCGGTGAACGATCTGGAAAACATCTTCGAGCAACACAATTTCCTCGGCCTCCCGGTCGTCGACACAGACCACCGCCTGATCGGCATCGTCGACCGCGAGTCCAGCACCGAAGCACTCCAGGAGGCCGCCACCGAAGATCTGTTGAAATTCCAGGGCTTGATGGGCAAGGAAGAACTCCGCTCCATGCCCCTTCGGGTGCGTAGCCGGCGCCGTCTTTCCTGGCTGAGTATCAACATCGTGCTCAACCTAATTTCGGCCAGTGTGATTGCCATGCATACGGACACGCTGGAAGCGGTTATCGCCCTCGCGGTCTTTTTGCCCATTATTTCAGACATGTCCGGATGCTCCGGCAATCAGGCTGTCGCCGTCTCCATGCGCGAGCTTTCACTTCAACTGGTCAGCCCGCGTGAATTTGGGCGTGTCTTCTTGAAAGAATCCAGTGTTGGCCTGATCAACGGAGTTTGCCTCGGCCTTTTAATCGGTGCAATCGCCTGGCTTTGGAAAGGAAATGCCATGCTCGGAGCCGTCGTGGGAGCAGCACTTGCCCTAAACACGACCGTCGCCGTCTGCGTTGGAGGCCTCGTCCCCCTTCTTTTAAAAGCGCTCAAGCAGGATCCTGCCCTCGCCTCAGGCCCGATTCTGACTACTGTCACGGACATGTGTGGCTTCCTGCTGATCCTCGGCCTGGCCTCACTGGCACTGCCTTATCTCGTCTAA
- a CDS encoding fluoride efflux transporter FluC: protein MGQAGCVLFLLTALGCALGGVTRHLCTAGFTRLMGERFPWGTLFVNVLGSFLLGVILGAGISMEEGALSFARLHAFLGIGFCGGLTTFSTFSLQNLSLLSKRGKGALAVNILANVALCLLVAAAGYALSERWTA, encoded by the coding sequence ATGGGCCAAGCAGGTTGCGTGCTATTTCTTCTCACAGCATTAGGTTGTGCGCTTGGCGGCGTCACCCGCCATCTATGCACGGCAGGTTTCACCCGGCTCATGGGTGAGAGATTTCCATGGGGTACCCTGTTCGTCAATGTTCTGGGAAGTTTTCTGCTGGGTGTCATTCTGGGTGCCGGTATCTCAATGGAGGAGGGTGCGCTTTCCTTTGCCCGGCTGCATGCCTTTCTCGGGATCGGCTTTTGTGGCGGCCTGACGACCTTTTCAACTTTCAGCCTGCAAAACCTCAGTCTGCTGTCGAAGCGAGGGAAAGGCGCACTAGCGGTCAACATTCTGGCCAATGTCGCCCTCTGTCTTCTGGTCGCCGCTGCCGGGTATGCGCTTTCGGAAAGGTGGACCGCCTGA
- a CDS encoding fluoride efflux transporter FluC translates to MHLFWIGLGSALGGSLRYGLDLLALHFTGGFPLSTLFINISGSLLIGFIAGLWASGGAAGPHPYKWHFWMTGFCGSYTTFSAFSWQVLSMIENGHAQLAGVYAAASVGFGLIAVWAGLSWATLRQKEA, encoded by the coding sequence ATGCATCTTTTTTGGATCGGCTTGGGCAGTGCACTTGGAGGTAGCCTGCGCTATGGACTGGATTTGCTGGCGTTGCATTTCACCGGCGGATTTCCACTGTCGACCCTTTTTATCAACATAAGCGGGTCCCTGCTGATCGGATTTATCGCCGGTCTCTGGGCAAGCGGTGGGGCAGCCGGCCCACATCCCTATAAATGGCATTTCTGGATGACCGGATTTTGCGGGAGTTACACCACCTTTTCGGCCTTCAGTTGGCAGGTGCTGTCGATGATTGAGAACGGGCACGCGCAACTGGCCGGCGTTTACGCTGCGGCCAGCGTCGGATTTGGGCTAATTGCAGTCTGGGCTGGCCTGTCCTGGGCAACTCTGCGACAAAAAGAGGCATAA
- a CDS encoding phosphatidylserine decarboxylase: MQQTAPIQFYNRLTGQIETETVYGEGFLRWAYGNPLGRLTVQLAVKRAWFSRWYGWRMNRPASREKIRPFIQEYGLNEDEFADPVDSFANFNQFFYRHLKPEARPVAPEPETVVFPADGRHLAVPDVDAVEDFYIKGQRFDLAAFLGEASLVEEFAGGSMLISRLCPVDYHRYHFPVSGEAGAPVLINGHLRSVSPLALRRDLAILWHNKRVRTIVESPAFGKVVIMEIGATCVGSIHATFAPGPVEKGQEKGYFSFGGSCVATLFQKGRLQFDEDLIEHSRQPTEVYGKVGERCGVVLS, translated from the coding sequence ATGCAGCAAACAGCACCCATTCAGTTTTATAATCGCCTGACCGGTCAGATTGAAACCGAGACAGTCTACGGTGAGGGTTTTCTACGATGGGCCTACGGCAATCCGCTCGGACGGCTGACGGTCCAGTTGGCGGTGAAACGCGCCTGGTTTTCCCGTTGGTACGGCTGGCGTATGAACCGGCCTGCCAGTCGTGAGAAAATCCGTCCTTTCATCCAGGAATACGGCCTGAACGAGGATGAGTTTGCCGATCCGGTGGATTCCTTTGCCAACTTCAACCAGTTTTTCTACCGCCACTTGAAGCCGGAAGCGCGGCCGGTTGCGCCGGAGCCAGAAACTGTTGTTTTTCCGGCAGACGGGCGACACCTCGCAGTCCCGGACGTCGATGCGGTGGAGGATTTTTACATCAAAGGGCAGCGTTTTGACCTGGCCGCATTTCTTGGCGAAGCTTCGCTGGTAGAGGAGTTTGCCGGCGGGAGCATGCTGATTTCACGACTTTGCCCGGTCGACTACCACCGCTACCACTTTCCCGTTTCAGGGGAGGCTGGTGCGCCGGTCCTGATCAATGGCCATTTGCGCTCGGTCAGTCCATTGGCACTCCGTCGAGATTTGGCCATCCTCTGGCATAACAAGCGGGTACGCACGATCGTCGAATCACCTGCCTTCGGGAAAGTTGTGATTATGGAAATCGGTGCGACCTGCGTGGGTTCGATTCATGCCACCTTTGCGCCCGGCCCGGTGGAAAAGGGTCAGGAAAAGGGCTACTTCAGTTTTGGTGGCTCCTGTGTTGCGACGCTTTTTCAGAAGGGACGTCTACAATTTGACGAAGATCTGATCGAACACTCAAGACAGCCTACCGAAGTCTATGGTAAAGTAGGCGAGCGTTGTGGTGTGGTTCTCTCGTAA
- a CDS encoding DNA-3-methyladenine glycosylase family protein: MAFSDWQLWADAPHFSRTAFAETLDGGQAFRWNRIKNCFEGRWAKNTVRLRQDNSGILWCAPTGDNPEAVGSALAQYFALDTDFAGQTDALPWRSDPVLKTAIEAFPGLRILRQPLGETLFGFLCSSTKQIPQIKAICEAVAIDMGDPLPDGSHALPSWAQIAAAGETRLREAKLGYRARYINQTAVFLSQNPGWLDETEALPTSEARQRLISLPGVGRKIADCVLLFGMGRLEAFPIDTWVQKILVRAYGLEGWKSDPLLDFARVHFGPSAGLAQQYLFAAARAGLIAKK, from the coding sequence TTGGCTTTTTCCGACTGGCAGCTTTGGGCTGATGCACCGCATTTCAGCCGTACCGCTTTCGCCGAAACGCTTGATGGCGGGCAAGCTTTCCGTTGGAACAGGATAAAGAACTGCTTCGAAGGCCGATGGGCTAAAAACACCGTTCGCCTGCGGCAGGATAATAGCGGCATTCTATGGTGTGCCCCAACCGGCGACAATCCGGAGGCCGTGGGATCGGCCCTCGCGCAATACTTCGCGCTGGATACGGATTTTGCCGGACAAACCGATGCGCTCCCCTGGCGGAGCGACCCGGTACTGAAGACTGCGATCGAGGCGTTCCCCGGCCTGCGCATCCTCCGGCAGCCACTGGGCGAGACCCTATTCGGCTTTCTCTGCAGCTCGACCAAACAAATCCCTCAGATCAAAGCTATTTGCGAAGCCGTGGCAATCGACATGGGGGATCCCCTACCCGACGGTAGCCACGCCCTACCCTCCTGGGCGCAAATTGCCGCCGCCGGCGAGACCCGCCTTCGTGAGGCCAAACTTGGCTACCGGGCCCGCTACATTAACCAGACCGCGGTCTTCCTCTCGCAAAATCCCGGTTGGCTTGATGAAACCGAGGCTTTGCCCACCTCGGAAGCACGCCAGCGACTGATCTCGCTCCCCGGCGTCGGCCGTAAGATCGCCGACTGCGTGCTCCTCTTCGGCATGGGCCGCCTCGAAGCCTTCCCCATCGATACCTGGGTGCAGAAGATCCTTGTTCGCGCCTACGGGCTGGAAGGTTGGAAAAGCGATCCGTTGCTCGACTTTGCCCGCGTCCACTTCGGCCCGTCCGCGGGACTGGCCCAGCAATACCTCTTCGCCGCTGCGAGGGCCGGGCTTATTGCCAAAAAATAA
- a CDS encoding isochorismatase family protein, which produces MSDPIQHLGLLCIDLQDTFLKAIPEQEALIHRCRFAIEAAKLLGVSVAATEQRPEKLGATSAALTGSFPEDTPVFDKAAFSALEAEGLDRWIESNQIDHLLLMGIEVPICIYQTAVQAMGEDLGVTLLSDCVSQRRPEDREAVFQQLLAMEAHILPSETIFYSLLGSADHPLFRDYTKLVKAATA; this is translated from the coding sequence ATGAGCGACCCTATCCAACATCTCGGCCTCCTCTGCATCGATCTGCAGGATACTTTTCTGAAAGCGATTCCCGAACAGGAAGCGTTGATTCACCGCTGCCGCTTCGCGATCGAGGCCGCCAAGCTTCTCGGCGTGTCGGTTGCCGCTACCGAGCAGCGGCCTGAAAAACTCGGAGCGACAAGTGCCGCACTGACCGGGAGCTTTCCGGAAGACACGCCTGTGTTTGATAAGGCTGCTTTTTCCGCGCTCGAGGCCGAGGGCCTGGACCGCTGGATCGAGAGCAATCAAATCGATCACCTTCTGCTCATGGGCATCGAAGTCCCCATTTGTATCTACCAGACGGCGGTACAGGCGATGGGCGAAGATCTGGGCGTGACTCTGCTCAGCGACTGTGTCAGCCAGCGACGCCCCGAAGACCGGGAGGCCGTCTTTCAGCAGCTCCTGGCGATGGAAGCACACATTTTACCCTCCGAAACCATCTTTTACAGCCTCCTCGGAAGTGCCGATCACCCGCTCTTTCGCGATTATACAAAACTGGTAAAAGCTGCCACCGCTTAG
- a CDS encoding metallophosphoesterase encodes MPRTIAIGDVHGCADEFEELLNALELDPDDRVVQLGDLVNRGPSSHGVLELVREYKIESIIGNHELRLLRAKHEGRKDLLKDYDKTTIKELSEEDWDYLDTMPKFEYGPTRDVVMVHGGFVPGQPWQSQDVDTITSIQVVDKKGNPAKRSDAPNANPWADTWVGEPFVIYGHTPRPNVLERPGSIGIDTGCVYGGHLTAYVVEDKSLVQVRARKAYAHSKRLPDPV; translated from the coding sequence ATGCCACGAACAATCGCCATCGGAGATGTCCACGGCTGCGCCGACGAGTTTGAGGAACTGCTGAACGCGCTCGAACTTGATCCGGACGATCGGGTCGTCCAACTCGGAGACTTGGTCAACCGCGGCCCAAGCAGCCACGGCGTCCTGGAACTGGTTCGCGAGTACAAAATTGAGTCCATTATCGGCAACCATGAGCTACGGCTCCTCCGCGCCAAGCATGAAGGCCGCAAAGATCTCCTTAAGGATTACGACAAAACGACCATCAAGGAGCTGAGCGAAGAAGACTGGGACTACCTCGATACCATGCCAAAATTTGAATACGGCCCGACCAGGGATGTGGTCATGGTACACGGCGGATTCGTGCCCGGACAACCGTGGCAATCACAGGATGTGGATACCATTACCAGCATTCAGGTGGTCGACAAAAAAGGAAATCCGGCCAAGCGCTCGGATGCTCCGAACGCCAACCCCTGGGCGGATACCTGGGTCGGTGAACCCTTCGTCATTTACGGCCACACGCCCCGCCCCAATGTATTGGAACGACCCGGCTCAATCGGTATCGATACCGGCTGCGTCTATGGCGGTCACCTCACGGCCTATGTCGTCGAGGATAAGAGCCTCGTCCAGGTACGGGCCCGCAAAGCCTACGCACACAGCAAGCGACTTCCTGATCCGGTATAG
- a CDS encoding M23 family metallopeptidase has translation MSFRLLLLFLSLGLLPSISLSASASLIWPTPNQAFQAGKPIEAFVQPTSSGRVESGLFGCVRNGGAKFHEGLDLFPVKRSSRGEALDPVYSILPGKVVHISRTAGYSSYGRYIVVVHNGESPSFHSLYAHMASINSSLKVGSRVEAGTELGIMGRSAAGYSIPRSRSHLHLELGFRLSDQFQTWFDRQRFGSKNRHGNWNGMNLVSVDPLDFYRSMRQGEVSTFREYLRRLPVAARVRVHSAKVPNFVQDYPALVTRPYAGRRVVAWDIAFTEFGVPKEWTPRFAEEKLGGRAGEVRVLTYNPQVLEAQSCRRVIRISGRVPTIAPGTVTILKKLFGFK, from the coding sequence ATGTCATTTCGACTGTTGTTGTTATTTCTATCGCTGGGACTGTTACCCTCGATTTCACTCTCCGCATCCGCCAGCCTGATATGGCCAACGCCCAATCAAGCCTTCCAGGCTGGTAAGCCGATCGAGGCATTTGTCCAGCCCACGTCCTCCGGTCGTGTCGAGTCCGGGCTCTTTGGTTGTGTGCGGAACGGTGGCGCCAAATTCCACGAAGGGCTCGACCTTTTTCCGGTGAAGCGAAGCAGTCGCGGCGAGGCGCTTGACCCGGTTTATTCCATCCTGCCGGGCAAGGTCGTCCACATCAGCCGAACTGCGGGCTACAGTAGCTACGGCCGCTACATCGTGGTCGTGCATAACGGGGAATCGCCCTCCTTCCATTCGCTCTATGCCCACATGGCATCGATCAATTCTTCCCTCAAGGTTGGTTCCCGCGTCGAAGCCGGCACGGAGCTGGGCATTATGGGGCGTTCCGCAGCGGGTTATTCCATTCCCCGTTCGCGGTCGCACTTGCATCTCGAGCTGGGGTTTCGTTTAAGCGACCAATTTCAGACCTGGTTTGATCGGCAAAGATTCGGCAGCAAAAATCGGCATGGCAATTGGAACGGTATGAATCTGGTCAGTGTCGACCCGCTGGATTTTTACCGATCCATGCGCCAGGGGGAGGTGAGTACTTTTCGCGAGTATCTGAGGCGTTTACCCGTAGCCGCACGAGTGCGTGTGCACAGCGCGAAGGTGCCGAATTTCGTGCAGGACTATCCCGCGCTGGTGACCCGTCCCTATGCGGGGCGCCGTGTGGTGGCTTGGGATATCGCGTTTACCGAGTTCGGTGTGCCGAAAGAATGGACGCCCCGCTTTGCCGAGGAGAAATTGGGCGGCCGTGCCGGCGAAGTACGGGTGCTGACCTACAATCCGCAAGTTCTGGAGGCTCAGAGCTGCCGACGGGTGATTCGCATTAGTGGCCGGGTACCGACGATCGCACCGGGCACGGTGACCATCCTGAAGAAACTCTTTGGGTTTAAGTGA
- the rsmI gene encoding 16S rRNA (cytidine(1402)-2'-O)-methyltransferase, with protein MNNESAKTGCLTLISTPIGNLSDLSERSIEYLRTADCIACEDTRVTGKLLSKLKIEKSGPLVSYREENEKHMATELADRVAGGERIALVADAGMPAISDPGFRLVRECQKRGLPITCAPGATAATTALALSGLPTDGFLFTGFLPPKAAARKRFFEKYQDFEYTIIIYESCHRISKFLNDVIEVLGEGRCISVARELTKLHESIHSGPADVVRDKILKASQKGEFVVCIAKKGYEL; from the coding sequence GTGAACAACGAGAGCGCAAAGACCGGTTGCCTGACACTGATTTCGACTCCGATCGGGAATCTTTCGGACTTATCGGAACGATCCATCGAATATTTGCGGACTGCCGACTGTATTGCCTGCGAGGACACCCGGGTAACGGGCAAGCTACTGTCGAAACTCAAAATTGAAAAGTCGGGCCCCCTTGTCTCCTATCGGGAAGAGAATGAAAAACACATGGCCACCGAGCTGGCCGACCGTGTGGCTGGCGGTGAACGAATTGCCCTGGTCGCCGATGCCGGCATGCCCGCCATAAGTGACCCCGGCTTTCGCCTCGTCCGTGAATGTCAAAAGCGGGGACTGCCCATCACCTGCGCACCGGGTGCGACGGCAGCCACAACCGCGCTGGCACTGTCCGGACTGCCGACTGATGGTTTTCTTTTCACCGGATTCCTCCCACCAAAAGCCGCGGCACGGAAAAGGTTTTTTGAAAAGTACCAGGATTTCGAATACACGATTATAATCTACGAGTCCTGCCACCGCATCAGTAAATTCCTCAACGATGTTATCGAAGTTCTGGGAGAGGGTCGTTGCATCAGCGTCGCCCGCGAACTGACCAAACTTCATGAGAGCATTCACTCCGGTCCGGCCGATGTCGTTCGCGACAAGATCCTCAAAGCGAGCCAAAAGGGAGAGTTCGTCGTTTGTATTGCCAAGAAGGGCTACGAGCTTTGA